One window from the genome of Oryctolagus cuniculus chromosome 1, mOryCun1.1, whole genome shotgun sequence encodes:
- the PPP2R1B gene encoding serine/threonine-protein phosphatase 2A 65 kDa regulatory subunit A beta isoform isoform X3 produces the protein MAGAAGPGTGPGAAGGDGDDSLYPIAVLIDELRNEDVQLRLNSIKKLSTIALALGVERTRTELLPFLTDTIYDEDEVLLALAEQLGNFTGLVGGPDFAHCLLPPLESLATVEETVVRDKAVESLRQISQEHTPVALEAHFVPLVKRLASGDWFTSRTSACGLFSVCYPRASHAIKAEIRQHFRSLCSDDTPMVRRAAASKLGEFAKVLELDSVKSEIVPLFTTLASDEQDSVRLLAVEACVSIAQLLSQDDLESMVMPTLRQAAEDKSWRVRYMVADKFSELQKAVGPKITLHDLIPAFQNLLKDCEAEVRAAAAHKVKELCENLPIESRETIIMNQILPYIKELVSDSNQHVKSALASVIMGLSTILGKENTIEHLLPLFLAQLKDECPEVRLNIISNLDCVNEVIGIRQLSQSLLPAIVELAEDAKWRVRLAIIEYMPLLAGQLGVEFFDEKLNSLCMAWLVDHVYAIREAATNNLMKLVQKFGTEWAQNTIVPKVLVMANDPNYLHRMTTLFCINALSEACGQEITTKQMLPIVLKMAGDQVANVRFNVAKSLQKIGPILDTAALQGEVKPVLQKLGQDEDMDVKYFAQEAISVVAQRLRKLDLPVKDSEELSTSGTDKNHFLRPRAPGEDARKFLPLMSRHKETERRGWLPRRQ, from the exons ATGGCGGGCGCGGCGGGGCCCGGTACCGGCCCGGGGGCTGCGGGCGGAGATGGAGACGATTCGCTATATCCGATCGCGGTTTTAATCGACGAACTCCGCAACGAGGACGTGCAG CTCCGACTCAACAGTATTAAGAAGTTATCAACAATTGCTCTAGCACTTGGAGTAGAAAGGACAAGAACTGAACTGCTGCCATTCCTTACAG ATACAATTTATGATGAAGATGAGGTACTGTTAGCTCTTGCTGAGCAGTTGGGAAATTTCACTGGCCTGGTGGGAGGTCCAGACTTTGCCCACTGTCTGCTG CCTCCGTTGGAAAGTCTGGCAACTGTGGAAGAGACTGTTGTGCGTGACAAGGCCGTGGAGTCCCTGAGGCAGATCTCCCAAGAGCACACTCCTGTTGCTCTGGAAGCTCATTTTGTTCCTCTGGTGAAACGCCTAGCAAGTGGGGACTGGTTCACCTCTCGCACGTCTGCGTGTGGTTTGTTCAGCGTTTGCTATCCCAGGGCTTCACATGCTATCAAGGCAGAGATTAGACA GCATTTCCGTTCCTTGTGCTCAGATGACACCCCAATGGTACGACGTGCTGCTGCTTCCAAATTGGGTGAATTTGCGAAGGTTttggagttagacagtgtgaaAAGTGAAATTGTTCCATTGTTTACTACTCTAGCTTCAGATGAACAG GATTCTGTGCGCCTCCTCGCTGTGGAAGCTTGTGTCAGTATTGCCCAATTACTATCTCAGGATGACCTTGAGTCCATGGTGATGCCTACACTTcgacaagcagcagaagataaatCTTGGCGTGTTCGTTATATGGTAGCTGACAAATTTTCAGAG CTCCAGAAAGCTGTGGGTCCAAAAATCACACTACATGACCTCATCCCCGCCTTTCAGAACCTACTTAAAGACTGTGAAGCTGAAGTCCGAGCAGCTGCTGCCCACAAAGTAAAAG AACTTTGTGAGAACTTGCCCATTGAAAGCAGAGAGACCATAATTATGAATCAAATTCTGCCCTACATAAAG gaacTAGTATCTGATAGCAATCAGCATGTCAAATCGGCTCTAGCTTCTGTAATTATGGGATTGTCTACCATTTTGGGCAAAGAAAATACCATTGAACatcttctacctctttttttAGCTCAGTTAAAGGATGAG TGCCCTGAAGTTCGTTTGAATATTATCTCCAATTTGGATTGTGTCAATGAAGTGATTGGAATCCGTCAGCTCTCACAGTCTCTCCTTCCTGCCATAGTGGAACTGGCTGAAGATGCCAAGTGGAGGGTCCGGCTGGCCATCATTGAGTATATGCCGCTGTTGGCTGGCCAGCTG GGTGTGGAATTCTTTGATGAAAAGCTGAATTCTTTGTGTATGGCCTGGCTTGTGGACCACG TGTATGCCATCCGGGAAGCTGCCACCAACAACCTCATGAAACTAGTTCAGAAATTTGGCACAGAGTGGGCCCAAAATACCATCGTTCCCAAAGTATTAGTAATGGCAAATGATCCTAATTACTTGCATAGAATGACAACACTATTCTGCATTAAT gcACTGTCTGAAGCCTGTGGTCAGGAAATAACTACTAAGCAAATGCTGCCCATTGTATTAAAAATGGCAGGAGACCAAGTAGCAAATGTCCGATTCAATGTGGCCAAATCTCTACAAAAAATTGGACCAATTCTAGATACTGC TGCTTTGCAGGGGGAAGTTAAGCCAGTACTACAAAAGTTAGGTCAAGATGAAGACATGGATGTCAAGTACTTTGCACAGGAAGCTATAAGTG
- the PPP2R1B gene encoding serine/threonine-protein phosphatase 2A 65 kDa regulatory subunit A beta isoform isoform X4, with protein MAGAAGPGTGPGAAGGDGDDSLYPIAVLIDELRNEDVQLRLNSIKKLSTIALALGVERTRTELLPFLTDTIYDEDEVLLALAEQLGNFTGLVGGPDFAHCLLPPLESLATVEETVVRDKAVESLRQISQEHTPVALEAHFVPLVKRLASGDWFTSRTSACGLFSVCYPRASHAIKAEIRQHFRSLCSDDTPMVRRAAASKLGEFAKVLELDSVKSEIVPLFTTLASDEQDSVRLLAVEACVSIAQLLSQDDLESMVMPTLRQAAEDKSWRVRYMVADKFSELQKAVGPKITLHDLIPAFQNLLKDCEAEVRAAAAHKVKELCENLPIESRETIIMNQILPYIKELVSDSNQHVKSALASVIMGLSTILGKENTIEHLLPLFLAQLKDECPEVRLNIISNLDCVNEVIGIRQLSQSLLPAIVELAEDAKWRVRLAIIEYMPLLAGQLGVEFFDEKLNSLCMAWLVDHVYAIREAATNNLMKLVQKFGTEWAQNTIVPKVLVMANDPNYLHRMTTLFCINALSEACGQEITTKQMLPIVLKMAGDQVANVRFNVAKSLQKIGPILDTAALQGEVKPVLQKLGQDEDMDVKYFAQEAISVLALA; from the exons ATGGCGGGCGCGGCGGGGCCCGGTACCGGCCCGGGGGCTGCGGGCGGAGATGGAGACGATTCGCTATATCCGATCGCGGTTTTAATCGACGAACTCCGCAACGAGGACGTGCAG CTCCGACTCAACAGTATTAAGAAGTTATCAACAATTGCTCTAGCACTTGGAGTAGAAAGGACAAGAACTGAACTGCTGCCATTCCTTACAG ATACAATTTATGATGAAGATGAGGTACTGTTAGCTCTTGCTGAGCAGTTGGGAAATTTCACTGGCCTGGTGGGAGGTCCAGACTTTGCCCACTGTCTGCTG CCTCCGTTGGAAAGTCTGGCAACTGTGGAAGAGACTGTTGTGCGTGACAAGGCCGTGGAGTCCCTGAGGCAGATCTCCCAAGAGCACACTCCTGTTGCTCTGGAAGCTCATTTTGTTCCTCTGGTGAAACGCCTAGCAAGTGGGGACTGGTTCACCTCTCGCACGTCTGCGTGTGGTTTGTTCAGCGTTTGCTATCCCAGGGCTTCACATGCTATCAAGGCAGAGATTAGACA GCATTTCCGTTCCTTGTGCTCAGATGACACCCCAATGGTACGACGTGCTGCTGCTTCCAAATTGGGTGAATTTGCGAAGGTTttggagttagacagtgtgaaAAGTGAAATTGTTCCATTGTTTACTACTCTAGCTTCAGATGAACAG GATTCTGTGCGCCTCCTCGCTGTGGAAGCTTGTGTCAGTATTGCCCAATTACTATCTCAGGATGACCTTGAGTCCATGGTGATGCCTACACTTcgacaagcagcagaagataaatCTTGGCGTGTTCGTTATATGGTAGCTGACAAATTTTCAGAG CTCCAGAAAGCTGTGGGTCCAAAAATCACACTACATGACCTCATCCCCGCCTTTCAGAACCTACTTAAAGACTGTGAAGCTGAAGTCCGAGCAGCTGCTGCCCACAAAGTAAAAG AACTTTGTGAGAACTTGCCCATTGAAAGCAGAGAGACCATAATTATGAATCAAATTCTGCCCTACATAAAG gaacTAGTATCTGATAGCAATCAGCATGTCAAATCGGCTCTAGCTTCTGTAATTATGGGATTGTCTACCATTTTGGGCAAAGAAAATACCATTGAACatcttctacctctttttttAGCTCAGTTAAAGGATGAG TGCCCTGAAGTTCGTTTGAATATTATCTCCAATTTGGATTGTGTCAATGAAGTGATTGGAATCCGTCAGCTCTCACAGTCTCTCCTTCCTGCCATAGTGGAACTGGCTGAAGATGCCAAGTGGAGGGTCCGGCTGGCCATCATTGAGTATATGCCGCTGTTGGCTGGCCAGCTG GGTGTGGAATTCTTTGATGAAAAGCTGAATTCTTTGTGTATGGCCTGGCTTGTGGACCACG TGTATGCCATCCGGGAAGCTGCCACCAACAACCTCATGAAACTAGTTCAGAAATTTGGCACAGAGTGGGCCCAAAATACCATCGTTCCCAAAGTATTAGTAATGGCAAATGATCCTAATTACTTGCATAGAATGACAACACTATTCTGCATTAAT gcACTGTCTGAAGCCTGTGGTCAGGAAATAACTACTAAGCAAATGCTGCCCATTGTATTAAAAATGGCAGGAGACCAAGTAGCAAATGTCCGATTCAATGTGGCCAAATCTCTACAAAAAATTGGACCAATTCTAGATACTGC TGCTTTGCAGGGGGAAGTTAAGCCAGTACTACAAAAGTTAGGTCAAGATGAAGACATGGATGTCAAGTACTTTGCACAGGAAGCTATAAGTG TTCTTGCGTTGGCATAA